From a region of the Alnus glutinosa chromosome 1, dhAlnGlut1.1, whole genome shotgun sequence genome:
- the LOC133864048 gene encoding probable ribose-5-phosphate isomerase 3, chloroplastic, with protein MASSLSLSQSFSSLHHQTSSPLIPRNPRPLHLRTQSRKPISIKALSAPILTQDDLKKLAADKAVDYVKPGMVLGLGTGSTAAFVVAKLGHLLQTGQLSNIVGIPTSKRTEEQARQLGIPLSVLDDHPRLDLAIDGADEVDPDLNLVKGRGGALLREKMVEAASDKFVVVADDTKLVKGLGGSGLAMPVEVVQFCWKYNLIRLQELFKEEGVEAKLRLGENGKPYVTDNSNYIVDLYFKTPIKDALAAGKEISAFEGVVEHGLFLNMATAVIIAGKNGVEVTNK; from the coding sequence ATGGCCTCCTCCTTATCCCTCTCCCAGTCGTTCTCCTCCCTGCACCACCAAACCTCCAGCCCTCTTATCCCACGCAACCCAAGACCCCTTCACCTACGCACCCAGTCCCGCAAACCCATCTCCATCAAAGCCCTCTCCGCTCCAATCCTCACGCAAGACGACCTCAAGAAGCTCGCCGCCGACAAGGCCGTGGACTACGTCAAGCCCGGCATGGTCCTCGGCCTCGGCACCGGATCCACCGCCGCCTTCGTCGTCGCCAAGCTCGGCCACCTCCTCCAGACCGGTCAGCTATCAAACATCGTCGGAATTCCCACCTCGAAACGCACCGAGGAGCAAGCCCGCCAACTGGGTATCCCTCTCTCGGTCCTCGACGACCACCCGCGCCTAGACCTCGCCATCGACGGCGCGGACGAGGTCGACCCGGATCTCAACCTCGTCAAAGGCCGCGGCGGAGCGCTCTTGCGAGAAAAAATGGTGGAAGCCGCCTCGGACAAGTTCGTGGTCGTGGCGGACGACACGAAGCTGGTGAAGGGACTCGGAGGAAGTGGGTTGGCAATGCCGGTCGAGGTGGTGCAGTTTTGCTGGAAGTACAACCTGATAAGGCTGCAGGAATTGTTCAAGGAAGAAGGGGTTGAGGCAAAGCTGAGGTTGGGTGAGAATGGGAAGCCCTATGTAACTGATAATTCCAATTACATAGTGGACTTGTATTTCAAGACGCCAATAAAGGACGCCTTGGCTGCTGGGAAGGAGATTTCGGCTTTCGAAGGGGTTGTGGAACATGGGTTGTTCTTGAATATGGCCACCGCGGTCATTATTGCCGGGAAGAATGGTGTGGAGGTGACGAATAAGTGA
- the LOC133858374 gene encoding protein WHAT'S THIS FACTOR 1 homolog, chloroplastic-like, with amino-acid sequence MLKQRIEGIFRIGYYRGSESVCALQLIDVWSQRHTSLFFQNVREVHVVNLNQLLKYSPLHKTSIYGRTGSMWVPVKHKSSGGGRPKKKIYHRVHELDRVMDLQKKPSIILQLKSIIQSQKYQSLLLRDLEKQIGFVKKWSFMAVIEKYPSIFRVDGGNRTPPSVRLTEKAQKIASEEPEARKLMEPILVKNLRKLLMLSIDCRLPLEKIEFIESELGLPSDFKKSLIPKYPEFFTVKDFDGKAYLHLENWDSSLAVTTREERLACEGVMHSSVGRGKVRISKDGNYQGPYAFRMDFPSGFRPNMSYLEELEKWQKMEFPSPYLNARRFEAKDPKARKRVVAVLHELLSLTMEKRMTSAQLDAFHSEYLLPTRLLLCLVKRHGMFYITNRGARSTVFLKEAYGGSNLIDKCPLLLFYDKFVSLSGRREMNLHGGMPSSQVVT; translated from the coding sequence ATGCTGAAGCAACGGATCGAGGGGATTTTTAGAATCGGGTATTACAGAGGATCTGAATCCGTCTGTGCACTACAACTGATCGACGTTTGGTCCCAGAGACATACCTCTTTGTTCTTTCAAAATGTACGGGAGGTCCATGTCGTGAACTTAAACCAGCTTCTCAAATATTCTCCTCTGCACAAAACGAGCATCTATGGTAGAACTGGTTCTATGTGGGTTCCAGTGAAGCACAAATCAAGTGGAGGTGGAAGACCCAAGAAGAAAATCTATCACAGAGTCCATGAACTTGATAGAGTAATGGACTTGCAGAAGAAGCCATCTATAATCCTTCAGCTCAAGTCCATCATCCAATCCCAGAAATACCAGTCTCTCCTTCTCAGAGACCTTGAAAAACAAATTGGGTTTGTTAAGAAATGGAGCTTCATGGCTGTCATTGAGAAGTACCCTTCAATATTCCGCGTTGATGGTGGTAACCGAACACCCCCTTCTGTTAGGCTCACCGAGAAAGCGCAAAAGATTGCCAGTGAAGAACCTGAGGCTAGGAAATTGATGGAACCCATCTTGGTTAAGAATTTGAGGAAGTTGTTAATGTTATCTATTGATTGTCGTTTACCACTCGAAAAAATCGAATTCATCGAGTCTGAATTGGGTTTGCCTAGTGACTTCAAGAAGTCGTTGATTCCGAAATACCCAGAATTCTTTACAGTGAAGGATTTCGATGGAAAGGCTTATCTTCATTTGGAAAATTGGGATTCTTCATTGGCAGTCACTACCCGCGAGGAAAGATTAGCATGCGAAGGGGTTATGCACTCATCTGTGGGTCGAGGGAAGGTTAGAATCTCGAAAGACGGTAACTATCAAGGTCCATATGCGTTTAGAATGGATTTTCCTTCTGGCTTTAGGCCAAACATGAGTTATCTTGAGGAACTCGAGAAGTGGCAGAAAATGGAATTTCCTTCTCCTTACTTAAATGCAAGGAGATTTGAAGCTAAAGATCCAAAAGCTCGGAAACGGGTGGTGGCAGTCCTCCATGAGCTCCTCAGTTTGACTATGGAGAAGCGGATGACATCTGCGCAATTGGATGCATTTCATTCGGAGTATCTGTTACCAACTCGATTATTGCTTTGCTTGGTCAAGCGTCATGGAATGTTTTACATCACTAATAGAGGTGCGAGAAGTACTGTTTTCCTTAAGGAAGCTTATGGTGGTTCAAATTTGATAGATAAATgtcctttattattattctatgaTAAGTTTGTATCACTAAGTGGTAGGAGAGAGATGAATTTGCATGGTGGGATGCCTTCTTCACAGGTTGTTACCTGA